A region from the Dinoroseobacter shibae DFL 12 = DSM 16493 genome encodes:
- a CDS encoding 5-deoxy-glucuronate isomerase, with translation MHIAPHDNRNKPIVDAGDALVPLNYFNIVKLKKGESFGYAVPGYETCIVPATGLIDVTVGGFSADKLGGRGVDVWDGEPEGVYVPTGQEARFTCLSDTAEVFIAGAKFDTVLEPFAVRADELDLVQYGSDDTKTHRKIKHILGANQHGRVGRLLVSELFTVGAGGWSGFPSHKHDTDRQDPATGEMIETRHDETYNFRFRPNYGSGLQMLQRADNAPGDAYHIMDGSTICIDKGYHPCCALPGYEMYYFTILGGLSQRSLKQYFQPTHAEQLHTIPGIMDMVAKFK, from the coding sequence ATGCATATCGCCCCCCATGACAACCGCAACAAACCCATCGTGGACGCAGGCGACGCCCTCGTCCCGCTGAACTACTTCAACATCGTCAAGCTGAAGAAGGGCGAAAGCTTCGGCTACGCGGTCCCCGGCTACGAGACCTGCATCGTGCCCGCCACCGGGCTGATCGACGTGACCGTGGGGGGGTTTTCCGCCGACAAGCTCGGCGGGCGCGGCGTGGATGTCTGGGACGGGGAGCCCGAGGGCGTCTATGTCCCCACCGGCCAGGAGGCGCGGTTCACCTGCCTGTCTGACACGGCCGAGGTGTTCATCGCGGGTGCGAAGTTCGACACCGTTCTGGAGCCGTTCGCCGTGCGCGCAGACGAGCTGGACCTGGTTCAATACGGCTCCGACGACACCAAGACCCATCGCAAGATCAAGCATATCCTCGGCGCCAACCAGCACGGGCGCGTGGGTCGCTTGCTGGTCTCGGAATTGTTCACCGTGGGTGCGGGTGGCTGGTCGGGGTTTCCCAGCCACAAGCACGACACCGACCGACAGGACCCGGCCACGGGCGAGATGATCGAGACCCGCCATGACGAGACCTACAATTTCCGCTTCCGGCCCAATTACGGCTCCGGGCTGCAGATGCTGCAGCGCGCCGACAACGCGCCGGGCGATGCCTATCATATCATGGATGGCTCCACGATCTGCATCGACAAGGGCTACCACCCCTGCTGCGCCCTGCCCGGTTACGAGATGTATTACTTCACCATTCTCGGCGGGTTGAGCCAGCGCAGCCTGAAGCAGTATTTCCAGCCCACCCATGCGGAGCAGCTGCATACCATCCCCGGGATCATGGACATGGTGGCCAAGTTCAAATGA
- the iolC gene encoding 5-dehydro-2-deoxygluconokinase, translating into MDVLEAIRSRNFLVIGRVGMDLSPAPAGTAIEDATDLMVAMGGSSANIAAGLVKFGARAALVTRVSDDAVGRYCLNQLAAYGVDATHVTPVAGEFRNSLALYESRLADHNSVIYRNGAADFQMSVADVEAVDYSQYGALITAGTVFAAEPSRSATFRAFELARAAGLPIIFDVDYRPYSWPSPQVAEEVLSRAGALSDIIVANDEEFGFMAGGIDKGLAKARELAQTSAGIVVYKMGPEGAITFANGTELRTGIYPVTALKPTGAGDSFMAGFLASLAEGRELREAVLRGSACAAIVVAKPGCAPAMPDARELDAFLARHPGPRNAPQPAEG; encoded by the coding sequence ATGGACGTTCTCGAAGCTATCCGAAGCCGGAATTTCCTTGTGATCGGGCGGGTCGGCATGGACTTGTCGCCCGCCCCCGCGGGCACGGCCATCGAGGACGCCACCGACCTGATGGTTGCCATGGGCGGGTCGTCGGCCAATATCGCCGCCGGTCTGGTGAAGTTCGGCGCAAGAGCGGCCCTGGTCACGCGGGTGTCCGACGATGCGGTCGGGCGCTACTGCCTGAACCAGCTCGCCGCCTACGGGGTCGATGCGACCCACGTGACGCCGGTGGCGGGCGAGTTTCGCAATTCTCTCGCGCTTTATGAAAGCCGCTTGGCGGACCACAACTCGGTCATCTACCGCAACGGGGCGGCGGATTTCCAGATGAGCGTCGCCGATGTCGAGGCCGTCGATTACAGCCAGTATGGCGCGCTGATCACCGCGGGCACCGTCTTCGCCGCAGAGCCGTCGCGCAGCGCCACCTTCCGCGCCTTCGAGTTGGCCCGCGCCGCCGGGCTGCCGATCATATTCGACGTGGATTACCGCCCCTATAGCTGGCCTTCCCCCCAAGTCGCCGAAGAGGTGCTGTCGCGCGCGGGGGCCCTGTCGGACATCATCGTCGCCAATGACGAGGAATTCGGCTTCATGGCCGGCGGGATCGACAAGGGCCTCGCCAAGGCCCGCGAGCTGGCGCAAACCAGTGCCGGCATCGTGGTCTACAAGATGGGGCCGGAGGGTGCGATCACCTTCGCAAACGGCACCGAGCTGCGCACAGGCATCTACCCGGTCACGGCGCTCAAACCCACCGGCGCGGGCGACAGTTTCATGGCCGGGTTTCTCGCAAGCCTCGCCGAGGGCCGCGAGTTGCGCGAGGCCGTCCTGCGTGGCTCGGCCTGCGCGGCCATCGTGGTGGCCAAGCCCGGCTGCGCCCCCGCCATGCCCGATGCGCGGGAGCTCGACGCGTTCCTTGCCCGCCATCCCGGCCCCCGCAACGCCCCGCAGCCCGCGGAAGGATAA
- the iolD gene encoding 3D-(3,5/4)-trihydroxycyclohexane-1,2-dione acylhydrolase (decyclizing) — MREDTIRLTTAQAIIRYLNAQFIETDGTRQRVCGGGFGIFGHGNVTCLGEALHDHRETLPLYRGQNEQSMGFAAAAYAKYHLRRRFMFCTASAGPGTANLLTASALAHANRLPMLMLCGDTFLTRLPDPVLQQLEHYGNPALGLNDAFHAVTRYWDRITHPAQVIQSLPAALATMLDPADCGPAFLALPQDVQGWAYDYPRAFFEEKTHRIRRITPDADEVAEAAALLRSAERPVIIAGGGVQYSGAVAELTGFAEAHGIPVIETIAGRANLLADHPLNIGPVGVTGSDSANAIAEQADVILAVGTRLQDFTTGSWTAFAQEARFIALNAARHDAGKHRALPIVGDAKLGLVALEAALGDYRCPEAWRNYAQTERKGWDAYVADNVRPGNRPNSYAQAIGVVNALCEPRDRVVAAAGGLPAEVTANWRTLDIGTVDVEFGFSCMGYEIAGGWGARIAQTEVEPEADTIVFCGDGSYLLMNSDIYSSVLTRKKMIVLVLDNGGFAVINKLQNNTGNESFNNLLADAPTIPEAFGVDFVAHAAAMGAEATQVANADELAEAFKAAKASDKTTVIVMSVDAYDGWTTQGHTWWEVGTPHVTDNPKVREKHLEIEAERAKQRRGI; from the coding sequence ATGCGCGAGGACACCATCCGCCTGACAACCGCGCAGGCGATCATACGCTATCTGAACGCACAGTTCATCGAGACAGACGGCACGCGGCAGCGGGTCTGCGGCGGGGGTTTCGGCATTTTCGGCCATGGCAATGTGACTTGTCTGGGCGAAGCGCTCCATGATCATCGCGAAACGTTGCCGCTTTATCGCGGCCAGAACGAGCAAAGCATGGGGTTCGCCGCGGCGGCCTATGCCAAGTATCACCTGCGGCGGCGATTCATGTTCTGCACGGCGAGCGCGGGACCGGGTACGGCGAACCTGCTAACGGCCTCTGCGCTCGCCCATGCCAACCGTTTGCCGATGCTGATGCTCTGCGGCGACACGTTCCTGACCCGCCTGCCCGATCCGGTGCTGCAGCAGTTGGAGCATTACGGCAACCCGGCGCTGGGTCTGAACGATGCGTTCCATGCGGTCACCCGGTATTGGGATCGCATCACGCACCCCGCGCAGGTGATCCAGTCCCTGCCCGCGGCGCTGGCCACCATGCTGGACCCGGCCGATTGCGGCCCGGCCTTCCTCGCCCTGCCCCAGGATGTGCAGGGCTGGGCCTATGACTATCCACGCGCGTTTTTCGAGGAAAAGACACACCGCATCCGCCGGATCACGCCCGACGCGGACGAGGTGGCGGAGGCTGCGGCTTTGCTGCGCAGCGCCGAGCGGCCGGTGATCATCGCAGGCGGCGGTGTGCAGTATTCCGGTGCGGTGGCCGAGTTGACCGGTTTCGCCGAAGCCCATGGCATTCCGGTGATCGAAACCATCGCGGGGCGCGCGAACCTGCTGGCCGACCATCCGCTGAATATCGGGCCCGTGGGTGTCACAGGCTCGGATAGCGCCAATGCGATCGCCGAGCAGGCGGATGTGATCCTCGCGGTCGGCACCCGGCTGCAGGATTTCACCACCGGGTCCTGGACCGCCTTCGCGCAGGAGGCTCGGTTCATCGCCCTCAACGCCGCGCGGCACGATGCGGGCAAGCACCGGGCCCTGCCTATCGTCGGGGATGCCAAACTTGGCCTGGTGGCGCTGGAGGCCGCCTTGGGTGACTACCGATGCCCCGAGGCCTGGCGCAACTACGCCCAGACCGAGCGCAAGGGCTGGGACGCCTATGTGGCCGACAATGTCCGCCCCGGAAACCGACCCAATTCCTACGCCCAGGCCATCGGCGTGGTGAACGCGCTGTGTGAGCCGCGCGACCGGGTCGTGGCGGCGGCGGGCGGTCTTCCGGCGGAGGTCACCGCGAACTGGCGCACGTTGGATATCGGCACCGTGGACGTGGAATTCGGCTTTTCCTGCATGGGCTACGAGATTGCGGGCGGCTGGGGCGCGCGCATTGCCCAGACGGAGGTGGAGCCCGAGGCAGACACCATCGTCTTTTGCGGGGATGGCAGCTACCTCTTGATGAACTCCGACATCTACTCATCTGTTCTGACGCGGAAAAAGATGATCGTTCTGGTGCTCGACAATGGCGGTTTCGCGGTCATCAACAAGCTGCAGAACAACACCGGGAACGAGAGCTTCAACAACCTTCTGGCCGACGCCCCCACGATCCCGGAGGCTTTCGGGGTCGACTTCGTGGCCCATGCCGCCGCCATGGGGGCGGAGGCCACGCAGGTGGCCAATGCCGACGAGTTGGCCGAAGCCTTCAAGGCTGCAAAAGCCTCGGACAAGACCACCGTCATCGTGATGAGCGTCGATGCCTATGACGGCTGGACGACCCAGGGCCATACATGGTGGGAGGTCGGCACCCCCCATGTCACCGACAACCCCAAGGTGCGCGAAAAGCACCTGGAGATCGAGGCGGAGCGCGCCAAGCAGCGGCGCGGCATATGA
- a CDS encoding Gfo/Idh/MocA family protein, whose translation MSEIGVGIVGGGYMGKAHAVAHASVGALFNTRLRPRLEMVAASSRASAERYRAAFGFRRAAPDWETLVADPHVEAVVIASPQDTHRAIVEAAAALGKPVFCEKPLGASLEDAIAITEAAERAGIVNMVGFNYIRTPASQYARRLIAEGEIGEVTWFRGEHTEDFYADPAMLASWRTSGMANGTMGDLAPHMINAALALIGPIGAVMAEVETVHTDRNGTPVTNDDQAQMMCRFTGGAMGHLYFSRIATGRKMGYIYEITGTRGAIRFNQEDQNSLWLYRAEGPEAERGFRQILTGPAHPDYLPFCQGPGHGTGYQDQITIEARDFLEAIADGASRWPSFRDGLAVSHVTAAALKSHATRQWQDVAQLKGDPK comes from the coding sequence ATGTCCGAGATTGGGGTAGGTATCGTCGGCGGTGGCTACATGGGCAAGGCCCATGCGGTCGCTCATGCCAGCGTCGGGGCCCTGTTCAACACGCGCCTGCGTCCGCGGCTGGAGATGGTGGCGGCCTCCTCGCGCGCGTCGGCGGAGCGCTACCGCGCGGCCTTCGGGTTTCGCCGCGCGGCCCCGGATTGGGAAACGCTGGTGGCTGATCCACACGTAGAAGCGGTGGTCATCGCGTCGCCGCAGGACACCCACCGCGCGATCGTCGAGGCCGCGGCGGCCCTGGGCAAACCGGTGTTCTGCGAGAAGCCGCTGGGCGCGTCGCTCGAAGATGCCATCGCGATCACCGAGGCGGCGGAGCGCGCCGGGATCGTCAACATGGTCGGGTTCAACTACATCCGGACGCCCGCCTCGCAATACGCCCGCCGGCTGATCGCCGAGGGCGAAATCGGCGAGGTGACATGGTTCCGCGGCGAGCATACCGAGGATTTCTACGCCGACCCGGCCATGCTTGCCAGTTGGCGCACCAGCGGGATGGCCAACGGCACCATGGGCGATCTTGCGCCCCACATGATCAACGCGGCCCTCGCCCTGATCGGTCCCATCGGCGCGGTCATGGCGGAGGTCGAGACCGTGCATACGGATCGGAATGGCACACCCGTGACCAATGACGACCAGGCGCAAATGATGTGCCGGTTCACGGGCGGGGCCATGGGGCATCTCTATTTCAGCCGGATCGCGACGGGCCGGAAGATGGGCTATATCTACGAGATCACCGGCACCAGGGGCGCAATCCGCTTCAACCAGGAAGACCAGAACAGCCTCTGGCTCTACCGCGCCGAAGGGCCCGAGGCCGAGCGCGGCTTTCGCCAGATCCTCACCGGTCCGGCCCATCCCGATTACCTGCCGTTCTGCCAGGGGCCGGGCCACGGCACCGGCTACCAGGACCAGATCACCATCGAGGCGCGCGATTTTCTCGAAGCCATCGCCGACGGCGCGTCCCGCTGGCCCAGTTTCCGCGACGGGCTGGCGGTCAGCCACGTCACCGCCGCGGCCCTCAAATCCCATGCCACGCGACAGTGGCAGGACGTTGCCCAACTGAAGGGAGACCCCAAGTGA
- a CDS encoding sugar phosphate isomerase/epimerase family protein — protein sequence MTIRIGNAPCSWGVEFAGDPRNPDWRQVLRETAAAGYTGIELGPIGFMPEDPPQVADALAEHELELIGGVVFRPFHDRAAWEEVLDASVRTCKALVAHGAQHLVLIDSISPRRAPTAGRAGAAEQMDAVEWAAFRDRIAHVARMGADEYGLTVGIHAHAAGFMDFEPELERLLDEVDDSILKICFDTGHHSYAGFDPVAFMQRHLPRISYMHFKDIDPAVKANVIARGTGFYDACGQGIFCNLGEGDVNFPRVRQLLIDHGFDGWCTVEQDCDPTLPDTDPFGDAMTNRAYLRAIGFE from the coding sequence GTGACCATTCGTATCGGCAATGCGCCCTGTTCCTGGGGTGTGGAATTCGCGGGCGATCCGCGCAATCCCGACTGGCGGCAGGTTCTGCGCGAGACCGCGGCAGCGGGCTACACGGGCATCGAGCTGGGCCCGATCGGCTTCATGCCCGAGGACCCGCCACAGGTCGCCGACGCCCTCGCCGAACATGAGCTGGAGCTGATCGGCGGCGTCGTCTTTCGCCCCTTCCATGACCGGGCGGCGTGGGAGGAGGTGCTGGATGCTTCCGTCCGCACCTGCAAGGCGTTGGTCGCCCATGGCGCGCAGCATCTCGTGCTGATCGACTCGATCTCGCCGCGCCGCGCGCCCACGGCGGGTCGGGCAGGGGCTGCCGAACAGATGGACGCGGTGGAATGGGCCGCCTTTCGCGACCGCATCGCCCATGTGGCGCGGATGGGAGCCGATGAGTACGGGCTGACCGTGGGCATCCATGCCCATGCCGCGGGCTTCATGGATTTCGAGCCGGAGCTGGAGCGCCTGCTGGACGAGGTGGATGACAGCATCCTCAAGATCTGCTTCGACACGGGCCACCATTCCTATGCGGGCTTCGACCCGGTGGCCTTCATGCAGCGGCATTTGCCGCGCATCAGCTACATGCATTTCAAGGATATCGATCCCGCCGTGAAGGCGAACGTCATCGCGCGGGGGACCGGATTCTACGACGCCTGCGGCCAGGGAATTTTCTGTAATCTCGGTGAAGGCGACGTGAATTTCCCGCGCGTCCGCCAATTGCTGATCGATCACGGGTTCGACGGTTGGTGCACGGTGGAACAGGACTGCGATCCGACCCTGCCGGACACCGACCCCTTCGGCGATGCCATGACCAACCGCGCCTATCTGCGCGCCATCGGATTTGAATGA
- a CDS encoding Gfo/Idh/MocA family protein, translated as MKKLTWGMIGGGEGSQIGPAHRLGALADGNFTLTAGALDADGPRGKAYAERLGVAPDRAYGDWREMLAGERDRPDKLDLVTVATPNATHFEITKAFLNAGFNVLCEKPMTMTVEEGEEIVRIAEASGRICAVNYCYSAYPMVREMRAMVHRGDLGAIRTVVTNFSHGHHAAGDDADNPRVRWRYDPAMAGVSGQMADCGIHALHLASFITGDEVRTLSADFASTVPSRVLEDDAMVNFRMEGGTVGRLWSSTIAIGRMHGLDIQVFGELGGIRWASEQPNQVYYTRLNGRTEIIEKGEAGLTSEAQRLSRVAIAHPEGFPLAVANIYVDLAARIRGEASGDLPLAVDGLRSMAAVHAAVQSAGQNGAWVDARPPSLR; from the coding sequence ATGAAGAAACTGACCTGGGGCATGATCGGCGGCGGCGAAGGCAGCCAGATCGGGCCGGCGCATCGGCTGGGCGCGCTGGCGGACGGTAATTTCACGCTGACTGCGGGCGCGCTGGACGCGGACGGCCCCAGGGGCAAGGCCTATGCCGAGCGCCTCGGCGTTGCCCCGGACCGCGCCTATGGCGATTGGCGCGAGATGCTCGCGGGCGAACGGGATCGCCCCGACAAGCTGGACCTCGTTACCGTCGCCACGCCCAACGCCACCCATTTCGAGATCACCAAGGCTTTCCTGAACGCCGGGTTCAACGTGCTGTGCGAGAAGCCCATGACCATGACGGTCGAAGAGGGGGAGGAGATCGTGCGCATCGCCGAGGCCTCGGGTCGGATCTGCGCGGTGAATTACTGCTACTCGGCCTACCCGATGGTGCGGGAAATGCGCGCCATGGTGCACCGGGGCGATTTGGGCGCAATCCGCACGGTCGTTACCAACTTCTCCCACGGGCATCACGCCGCCGGGGACGATGCCGACAACCCGCGCGTGCGCTGGCGCTACGATCCGGCCATGGCGGGGGTCTCGGGGCAAATGGCCGATTGCGGGATCCATGCGCTCCACCTGGCGTCCTTCATCACCGGGGACGAGGTGCGCACCTTGTCGGCGGATTTCGCATCCACCGTGCCCTCCCGCGTGCTGGAGGATGACGCGATGGTCAATTTCCGGATGGAGGGGGGCACGGTCGGCAGGCTCTGGTCCTCGACCATCGCCATCGGACGGATGCACGGGCTCGATATCCAGGTCTTCGGCGAACTGGGCGGCATCCGGTGGGCCTCCGAGCAGCCCAACCAAGTTTACTACACGCGCCTGAACGGGCGCACCGAGATCATCGAGAAGGGCGAGGCGGGGCTGACCTCCGAGGCGCAGCGCCTCAGCCGCGTGGCCATCGCCCACCCGGAGGGGTTCCCGCTGGCGGTCGCGAACATCTATGTCGATCTCGCGGCCCGGATCCGTGGCGAGGCCTCGGGCGACCTGCCCCTGGCGGTGGATGGGTTGCGGTCCATGGCGGCGGTGCACGCGGCCGTGCAAAGCGCGGGGCAAAACGGGGCCTGGGTCGATGCCCGTCCGCCCTCCTTGCGGTAA
- a CDS encoding LacI family DNA-binding transcriptional regulator: MPVTLKEVAERAGVSRSAVSRTFTEGASVSPKTRRKVEKAAVELGYRPNALASSLTTGRTKLIGLISNNFRNPLFLEVFDLFTRLLQERGLRPLLVNLSDENDPENSISMLRQYSVDGVIVASSTLPPSFSKAFRDAGIPVVHSFGRFASAPHVHVVGIDNIECGRMAARTLLARGYHKIGFMGGPREATSTIDRREGFHQVVARRNGIEVSESFAAAYSFDAGKTEMSRLLQHGPAEAYFCGDDVLSIGALAAIEAAGLRVPQDVGIIGLNDMEMAGWSNLDLTTIRQPVQQIISSSIELVVAMLEEPDRYPEARLFACEVIERGTLRPVP, from the coding sequence ATGCCTGTCACTTTGAAAGAAGTCGCGGAACGCGCCGGGGTTTCGCGGTCGGCGGTCTCGCGGACCTTCACCGAGGGCGCGTCGGTCTCGCCCAAGACCCGCCGCAAGGTTGAAAAGGCCGCGGTGGAGCTTGGCTATCGGCCCAATGCGCTCGCCTCGTCGCTGACGACCGGGCGGACCAAGCTGATCGGGCTGATCTCGAACAACTTCCGCAATCCGCTCTTTCTGGAGGTGTTCGACCTCTTCACCCGGCTGTTGCAGGAGCGCGGGTTGCGTCCGCTGCTGGTGAACCTGTCGGACGAGAACGACCCGGAAAACTCGATCAGCATGCTGCGGCAATACTCGGTCGACGGAGTGATCGTCGCCTCGTCGACGTTGCCCCCCAGTTTCTCCAAGGCGTTCCGGGATGCCGGGATTCCGGTTGTCCATTCCTTCGGACGCTTTGCCAGCGCGCCCCATGTCCACGTGGTGGGCATCGACAATATCGAATGCGGCCGGATGGCGGCGCGCACCCTGCTGGCGCGCGGCTACCACAAGATCGGGTTCATGGGCGGCCCCCGCGAGGCCACCTCGACCATTGATCGCCGCGAGGGATTCCACCAGGTCGTCGCCCGCCGCAACGGCATCGAGGTCTCGGAAAGCTTCGCTGCCGCCTATTCCTTCGACGCAGGCAAGACCGAGATGTCCCGGCTGTTGCAGCACGGCCCGGCGGAGGCGTATTTCTGCGGCGATGATGTTCTGTCCATAGGCGCGCTGGCCGCGATCGAGGCGGCGGGCCTGCGCGTGCCCCAAGATGTCGGGATCATCGGTCTCAACGACATGGAAATGGCCGGCTGGAGCAATCTGGACCTCACCACCATTCGTCAGCCCGTGCAGCAGATCATCAGCAGTTCCATCGAGTTGGTCGTGGCCATGCTCGAAGAGCCGGACCGATATCCCGAGGCCCGGCTCTTTGCCTGCGAGGTGATCGAACGGGGGACGCTGCGCCCCGTGCCCTGA
- a CDS encoding sugar ABC transporter substrate-binding protein: MKTILKSVALGAALVAAPFASFAQSDDDLNYVLVSHAPDSDTWWNTIKNGIALAGEQMGVSVEYRNPPTGDIADMARIIEQAAASAPDGIITTLADFDVLQGPIKNAVDQGIDVIIMNTGTPEQAREIGALMYVGQPEYDAGFAAGQRAKGEGVTKFLCVNHAIQQPTVGERCRGYADGLGIELGDAMMDSGTDPAEIKNKVMAYLSTNEDVDGILTLGPVSADPTIAALNEMGLAGEIHFGTFDLGEEIVKAIKDGTINWGIDQQPFLQAYMPVVILANWDRYGVLPGNNINSGPGFVTASGLEKVEAFAGEYR; encoded by the coding sequence ATGAAAACCATCCTGAAATCGGTGGCGCTTGGTGCCGCACTGGTCGCGGCACCTTTCGCATCCTTCGCGCAGAGTGACGATGATCTGAATTACGTGCTGGTCAGCCATGCACCCGACAGTGACACCTGGTGGAACACCATCAAGAACGGCATCGCGCTGGCGGGCGAGCAGATGGGCGTGTCGGTCGAATACCGCAACCCGCCCACCGGTGACATTGCCGACATGGCGCGAATCATCGAGCAGGCCGCGGCCTCCGCGCCCGATGGCATCATCACCACGCTGGCGGATTTCGACGTGCTGCAAGGGCCGATCAAGAACGCGGTCGATCAGGGCATCGATGTCATCATCATGAATACCGGCACACCCGAACAGGCCCGCGAGATCGGCGCCCTGATGTATGTCGGCCAGCCCGAGTACGACGCGGGCTTCGCCGCCGGGCAGCGCGCCAAGGGCGAGGGGGTCACCAAGTTTCTTTGCGTGAACCACGCGATCCAGCAGCCCACCGTGGGCGAGCGCTGCCGCGGCTATGCCGACGGGCTCGGGATCGAGCTGGGCGATGCGATGATGGACAGCGGCACCGACCCCGCCGAGATCAAGAACAAGGTCATGGCCTACCTGTCCACGAATGAAGACGTCGATGGCATCCTGACCCTCGGCCCGGTCTCGGCGGACCCGACCATCGCGGCGCTGAACGAGATGGGCCTGGCGGGCGAAATCCATTTCGGCACCTTCGATCTGGGCGAGGAAATCGTGAAGGCGATCAAGGACGGCACCATCAACTGGGGCATCGACCAGCAGCCCTTCCTGCAGGCCTACATGCCGGTGGTGATCCTGGCCAACTGGGACCGCTACGGGGTTTTGCCGGGCAACAACATCAACTCCGGCCCAGGCTTCGTGACCGCCTCCGGTCTGGAGAAGGTCGAGGCCTTCGCGGGCGAGTACCGCTAA
- a CDS encoding ABC transporter permease, protein MTETAPPAPVVDERIKQTSKFRQALIRPELGGICGTVIVFVFFFLTAFDSGMFTPQGVLNWTLVSAQFMIIAVGACLLMIAGEFDLSVGSMIGFAGMMIAVFGVVLAWPMWIAILITFAICLSIGALNGAIVIRTGLPSFIVTLAFLFILRGFTIFIPQTLESKTIIGGIRDAAEGDWLAPVFGGKIGNGFFQWLGDIGVIETFSRGNRAGEAVIDGLPMLVIWALLLIAFGHILLTRTRFGNWIFAAGGDAEAARNSGVPVNKVKILMFMFTAFCACVFATCQVMEFGSAGADRGLLKEFEAIIAVVIGGALLTGGYGSVIGAALGALIFGVVQQGLFFAGVESSLFRVFLGVILLGAVILNTYIRRMITGER, encoded by the coding sequence ATGACCGAGACAGCACCGCCGGCGCCCGTTGTCGATGAACGTATCAAACAGACATCGAAGTTCCGTCAGGCCCTGATCCGTCCCGAGTTGGGCGGGATCTGCGGCACTGTCATCGTCTTTGTCTTCTTCTTTCTGACCGCCTTCGACAGCGGCATGTTCACGCCGCAAGGGGTCCTGAACTGGACCCTTGTCTCGGCACAATTCATGATCATCGCCGTGGGCGCGTGCCTGTTGATGATCGCGGGCGAGTTTGACCTGTCGGTCGGCTCGATGATCGGCTTCGCGGGCATGATGATCGCGGTCTTCGGCGTGGTGCTGGCCTGGCCCATGTGGATCGCCATCCTGATCACCTTCGCCATTTGCCTGTCCATCGGGGCACTGAATGGCGCGATCGTGATCCGAACCGGCCTGCCGAGCTTCATCGTGACGCTCGCTTTCTTGTTCATCCTGCGTGGCTTCACCATCTTCATCCCCCAGACGCTGGAAAGCAAAACCATCATCGGAGGCATCCGCGACGCGGCCGAAGGCGACTGGCTGGCGCCGGTCTTCGGCGGCAAGATCGGCAACGGGTTTTTCCAATGGCTCGGCGATATCGGCGTGATCGAGACCTTCTCTCGCGGTAACCGCGCGGGGGAGGCGGTGATCGACGGTCTGCCCATGCTGGTGATCTGGGCGCTGCTGCTGATCGCATTCGGTCATATCCTGCTGACCCGCACCCGCTTCGGCAACTGGATCTTCGCCGCCGGCGGGGATGCGGAGGCCGCGCGCAATTCCGGCGTGCCCGTGAACAAGGTCAAGATCCTGATGTTCATGTTTACCGCCTTCTGCGCCTGCGTCTTCGCCACCTGCCAGGTGATGGAGTTCGGCTCTGCGGGCGCGGATCGCGGGCTTCTGAAGGAATTCGAGGCGATCATCGCCGTGGTGATCGGCGGCGCGCTCCTGACCGGCGGTTACGGGTCGGTGATCGGGGCGGCCCTTGGTGCGCTGATCTTCGGCGTGGTCCAGCAGGGGCTGTTTTTCGCCGGGGTCGAAAGCTCGCTCTTCCGGGTGTTCCTGGGGGTCATCCTGCTCGGCGCGGTGATCCTGAACACTTATATCCGGCGCATGATCACGGGGGAGCGTTGA